Proteins encoded within one genomic window of Hahella chejuensis KCTC 2396:
- a CDS encoding DUF4123 domain-containing protein has translation MDMAATIETLKAQCPNFEYYYAIVDCAQDDSLYEKIQLSECQYSALLEAEASEELLRVSPHIIELRENAFCSWLLARGWGRSWAIYIASQRPIGYLIRHFKKLSKVTGPQRQSWFFRYYDPRVCRDLLPICDASQLNRIIGNAGIFWMEGLDPTTTIKYSWKSGQLECSTYLVNGDNQAIKQIIHHPDKGPAADDSDSYMSVSQSQYDTLKEGAHRNFILSLIREVSTRHPDKAKVYSQEQLIRYIEFALTQMNELGGHGVHSATCFIEACFSFGWDFLSNPDYFWVREKFLDNKSIGDTNNRLDTLFNYLKKQ, from the coding sequence ATGGATATGGCAGCGACTATTGAAACACTTAAAGCTCAGTGCCCTAACTTCGAGTATTACTATGCCATCGTGGATTGCGCTCAAGATGATAGCCTGTATGAAAAGATACAATTAAGTGAGTGCCAATATTCAGCACTACTTGAAGCTGAAGCGAGCGAGGAACTGCTACGAGTTTCGCCTCACATTATTGAACTAAGAGAAAATGCATTTTGTTCGTGGCTTCTAGCTCGCGGATGGGGACGCTCCTGGGCGATTTATATCGCCAGCCAGCGTCCAATTGGTTATCTCATACGACACTTCAAAAAATTATCTAAGGTCACAGGCCCACAGCGTCAAAGTTGGTTCTTCCGATACTATGACCCAAGAGTATGCCGAGACTTGCTCCCCATATGCGACGCATCTCAATTAAACCGAATCATAGGTAACGCAGGTATTTTCTGGATGGAGGGTTTAGATCCCACAACTACAATAAAATACTCATGGAAATCCGGCCAGCTAGAATGCTCCACATACCTGGTTAACGGTGACAATCAAGCCATTAAGCAAATCATTCACCATCCAGATAAAGGACCGGCTGCTGACGATAGTGATTCATATATGAGTGTAAGCCAGAGTCAATATGACACTCTGAAGGAAGGCGCGCACCGTAACTTCATATTGAGCTTAATTAGAGAAGTTTCCACACGTCATCCAGACAAAGCCAAAGTATACAGCCAAGAACAGCTAATTAGATATATTGAATTCGCCTTAACACAGATGAATGAGCTTGGCGGACATGGAGTACATTCAGCTACTTGCTTTATCGAAGCCTGCTTCTCATTCGGATGGGACTTTTTATCCAATCCCGATTATTTCTGGGTCAGAGAAAAATTCCTAGATAACAAAAGCATAGGGGATACAAATAATCGATTAGATACGCTATTTAATTACTTAAAAAAACAATAA
- a CDS encoding IS630 family transposase → MEPCGKPTQMKSYPHNKRLNVLGFMSRRQKLIFHATEERVDSAKVVALFNKLAESKDPLKPAVVLLDNASMHRSAEFRRHRLDWIDKGIWPIYLPKYSPELNLIEILWRKVKYSWLPLDSYETFDRLKESVNDILSKFGQEYKINFV, encoded by the coding sequence CTGGAGCCCTGTGGGAAGCCGACGCAAATGAAATCCTATCCACACAATAAGAGACTGAACGTTCTGGGGTTTATGAGTCGCCGCCAGAAGCTGATATTCCATGCCACAGAGGAGCGGGTGGATTCCGCCAAAGTCGTAGCGCTTTTTAATAAGCTGGCGGAGAGCAAAGATCCGCTTAAGCCTGCCGTGGTGCTTCTGGACAACGCCTCCATGCATCGCTCTGCGGAGTTTCGCCGACATAGGTTGGATTGGATAGATAAAGGCATCTGGCCGATCTATTTGCCGAAATATTCACCGGAGCTAAACCTGATAGAGATCTTGTGGCGAAAGGTGAAGTACAGCTGGCTGCCTTTGGATTCGTATGAGACTTTCGACAGGCTGAAAGAGTCAGTGAACGACATCCTGTCAAAGTTTGGACAGGAATATAAGATTAATTTTGTTTAG
- a CDS encoding helix-turn-helix domain-containing protein — MKYVNHLKPAEIKTLTDGFRYSPSSRFRIRCHAILLSNKGYKIDKIADIIDFHRNTISIWIEQWESMGICGLISDASPGRPPIYTEQEQEKVCKWIDEQPQQLRDVQVRLEKETGKSASLETVKRNLKKIKV, encoded by the coding sequence GTGAAGTACGTCAATCATCTTAAGCCCGCTGAAATAAAGACTCTTACCGATGGATTTCGCTACAGCCCGAGCTCCCGCTTCCGTATTCGCTGTCACGCCATATTGCTCAGCAATAAAGGGTATAAAATCGATAAAATTGCCGACATTATCGACTTCCACCGCAACACCATTTCGATCTGGATTGAGCAGTGGGAAAGCATGGGAATATGCGGCCTCATTAGCGACGCCTCCCCGGGAAGACCGCCCATTTACACGGAGCAGGAACAAGAAAAGGTTTGTAAGTGGATTGACGAGCAGCCCCAACAACTACGAGACGTCCAGGTACGTCTGGAAAAAGAAACTGGAAAAAGCGCCAGTCTGGAGACCGTTAAACGGAACTTAAAAAAAATCAAAGTATAG
- a CDS encoding DUF2924 domain-containing protein, whose amino-acid sequence MSQTELKPTLSVTAQVAALPTLPMPQLRGLWRKLFETDAPTHVRAFLERRIAYRLQEVEFRKTNQKLLESNQRRIDDLVEATNPNKPVRDNQPPAGTVLTREYREVEHHVTVLADGQYDYQGRLYPSLSMIAREITGTRWSGPAFFGLKSATKPKGARKGGKR is encoded by the coding sequence ATGAGCCAAACCGAACTTAAACCCACCCTTTCCGTTACAGCCCAAGTGGCCGCTTTGCCCACGCTGCCCATGCCCCAGCTCCGAGGTCTCTGGCGCAAGCTGTTCGAGACCGACGCCCCGACGCATGTGCGCGCCTTCCTAGAGCGCCGTATTGCCTATCGGTTGCAGGAGGTGGAGTTCCGCAAGACAAATCAGAAGCTGCTAGAGAGCAACCAACGCCGCATCGATGATCTCGTGGAGGCCACCAATCCGAACAAGCCTGTCCGTGACAACCAGCCGCCCGCGGGCACGGTGTTAACGCGAGAATATCGCGAGGTAGAGCACCATGTGACGGTGCTCGCAGATGGGCAATATGACTATCAAGGTCGGCTGTATCCCTCCCTGTCCATGATCGCTCGGGAAATCACCGGGACGCGTTGGTCTGGCCCGGCGTTTTTCGGACTGAAGTCAGCCACGAAGCCGAAAGGCGCGCGTAAGGGAGGCAAACGATGA
- a CDS encoding helix-turn-helix domain-containing protein — MPSTLGRKLRKLREQQKLSLEQLAVLSDSSKSYLWNLENFESSNPSVDKIGKIATALKVTSEFLLNDSAATPDQGVIDEAFFRKYKSLPEADKKRLRQIVEAWAGE, encoded by the coding sequence GTGCCATCAACACTAGGTCGCAAACTTCGAAAGTTACGTGAACAACAAAAACTCAGCCTTGAGCAACTGGCGGTGCTGTCCGACTCCAGTAAAAGTTATTTGTGGAACCTAGAGAACTTCGAATCGAGCAATCCTTCGGTGGATAAGATAGGCAAGATCGCTACAGCGCTTAAAGTCACCTCGGAATTTTTACTGAATGACTCCGCGGCCACGCCAGATCAAGGTGTAATTGATGAGGCCTTCTTCCGTAAGTACAAATCCCTGCCGGAAGCAGACAAGAAAAGGCTTCGTCAGATCGTCGAGGCTTGGGCTGGTGAATAA
- a CDS encoding efflux RND transporter periplasmic adaptor subunit, whose amino-acid sequence MTSLSKFSFMAILLSLGVLQGCSETDQQTTEEKPLRPVRTLVVGAVENANWREFPGTVDAAQKAELGFRVSGKLHSLNANEGQIVKEGEVLAKLDDTDFLIQLKSRQADYQQAHDDFLRGKSLIGKGVISQSDFSKLQAQDIAAQAALESAQRNLEYTELKAPFSGRIAKRYVENYEEVSAMQSIYALQDISSLLVKVDIPEGLMITAQEGTEPEVQALFSGIPGESFPLKLKEVSSRADEATRLFNVTFSMPANPKYNILPGMTVTVRGRPPQATGQDGAIFVPPHVVQEDGDGRYVWTVSHENDSTGVVSRRAVSTGAIQNNGIQILSGLEEGDEVVAAGMSKMHSGLQVRLTTEGSK is encoded by the coding sequence ATGACCAGTCTAAGCAAGTTCAGTTTTATGGCGATTTTGCTTTCTCTTGGGGTATTGCAAGGTTGTTCTGAAACGGACCAACAGACGACAGAGGAGAAGCCTTTGCGCCCCGTCAGGACCCTTGTGGTGGGAGCGGTGGAGAATGCGAACTGGCGTGAATTTCCCGGTACGGTGGATGCAGCGCAGAAGGCGGAGCTGGGGTTTCGGGTGTCGGGCAAGTTGCACAGTCTGAACGCGAATGAAGGGCAGATTGTGAAGGAAGGAGAGGTGCTGGCGAAGCTGGACGATACGGACTTTCTTATTCAGCTCAAAAGTCGTCAGGCGGATTATCAGCAGGCCCATGATGATTTCTTGCGGGGTAAATCCCTGATCGGTAAAGGCGTAATCTCGCAATCGGATTTCAGCAAATTACAGGCGCAGGATATTGCGGCCCAGGCGGCGCTGGAGTCCGCGCAGAGAAATTTGGAGTACACCGAATTGAAGGCTCCGTTCAGTGGCAGGATCGCTAAGCGTTATGTTGAGAACTATGAAGAAGTGTCCGCCATGCAGTCGATCTACGCACTGCAGGATATCTCTTCTCTGTTGGTGAAAGTGGATATTCCTGAAGGCCTGATGATTACCGCGCAGGAAGGGACTGAGCCGGAAGTGCAGGCGTTGTTCTCAGGTATTCCCGGCGAGAGTTTCCCCCTGAAACTGAAAGAAGTGTCCTCCCGCGCGGATGAAGCCACGCGTTTGTTCAATGTGACCTTCAGCATGCCGGCCAATCCTAAATACAACATTCTGCCTGGCATGACCGTCACCGTTAGAGGGCGTCCACCGCAAGCGACGGGGCAGGATGGCGCTATTTTTGTTCCTCCGCATGTGGTGCAGGAAGACGGCGACGGCCGTTATGTGTGGACGGTCAGCCATGAAAACGACTCGACGGGCGTGGTCAGTCGTCGCGCAGTGTCGACTGGGGCGATTCAGAATAACGGCATTCAAATTCTGTCCGGCCTGGAAGAGGGCGATGAAGTGGTGGCGGCAGGCATGAGTAAGATGCACTCCGGCTTGCAAGTGCGCCTGACCACGGAGGGAAGCAAGTGA
- a CDS encoding recombinase family protein translates to MNDAVKRRLRCAVYTRKSHEEGLDQEYNSIDAQRDAGHAYIASQRAEGWIPVEDDYDDPAYSGGNMDRPALLRLLRDIEAGKIDVVVLYKLDRLTRSLTDFSRMVEVFDRHNVSFVSVTQQFNTTTSMGRLMLNILLSFAQFEREVTGERIRDKIAASKRKGMWMGGIPPLGYDVKDRRLVPNEREAKLVHHIFRRFSELGSSTTLVKELRLDGATSKSWTTQDGRFRKGKPIDKSLIYKLLNNRTYLGELRHKDQWHQAEHPPIIDQELWEHVQAILSKNGRARAASTRAKVSYLLKGIVFGYDGRALSPWHTTKKNGKRYRYYIPQRDAKEGAGASGLPRLPAAELEAAVLEQLRGILRSPTLLREMAPVAAGIDPELDEAKVAVAMLRLDEIWEQLFPVEQSRIVRLLVEKVVVSPNDLEVRLRMNGIERMALELQPSINSSHEGAAA, encoded by the coding sequence ATGAACGATGCAGTTAAACGTCGGCTGCGTTGCGCGGTCTACACGCGTAAGTCCCATGAGGAGGGACTGGACCAAGAGTACAACTCGATCGACGCCCAGCGCGACGCCGGGCATGCCTACATCGCCAGCCAACGTGCGGAAGGATGGATTCCTGTAGAGGATGATTATGACGATCCCGCTTATTCCGGCGGCAACATGGATCGCCCAGCGCTATTACGACTGCTGAGGGACATCGAAGCGGGGAAAATCGATGTCGTTGTTCTGTATAAGCTCGATCGACTAACACGCAGTCTGACGGATTTTTCCCGGATGGTGGAAGTCTTTGATCGCCACAACGTCTCCTTTGTTTCCGTCACGCAGCAGTTCAACACGACCACGTCCATGGGGCGTCTGATGCTGAATATCTTACTTTCCTTCGCCCAATTTGAGCGTGAGGTAACGGGTGAGCGTATTCGCGACAAAATTGCTGCAAGTAAGCGAAAAGGAATGTGGATGGGCGGTATTCCTCCGCTGGGTTATGACGTCAAGGACAGGCGTCTGGTCCCCAATGAGCGCGAAGCCAAGCTGGTCCATCATATCTTTCGACGATTTTCCGAGCTGGGTTCCAGCACGACGCTGGTGAAAGAGTTGCGCTTGGATGGCGCTACGTCCAAATCCTGGACCACGCAGGACGGCAGGTTTCGTAAAGGCAAACCCATCGACAAGAGTCTGATCTATAAACTGCTGAACAATCGCACCTACTTGGGTGAGTTACGCCACAAGGATCAATGGCATCAAGCGGAACATCCTCCCATTATCGACCAGGAGCTGTGGGAGCATGTCCAGGCGATCCTATCGAAAAACGGTCGTGCGCGCGCCGCCAGCACCCGCGCGAAGGTATCTTATCTACTGAAAGGCATTGTATTTGGCTATGACGGGCGGGCGCTGTCGCCCTGGCACACCACCAAGAAAAACGGCAAACGATACCGCTATTACATTCCGCAACGGGACGCTAAAGAAGGCGCTGGCGCGTCCGGCCTACCGCGCCTTCCTGCGGCGGAGCTTGAGGCGGCAGTACTGGAACAGTTACGAGGAATACTGCGCTCGCCCACGTTATTACGAGAGATGGCTCCAGTCGCTGCTGGGATTGATCCTGAACTCGACGAGGCGAAGGTCGCCGTCGCGATGTTGCGGTTAGATGAGATCTGGGAGCAGTTGTTCCCAGTGGAGCAGTCGCGCATTGTCAGACTGCTGGTGGAAAAAGTAGTGGTTTCGCCCAATGACCTGGAGGTGCGGCTGCGCATGAATGGCATTGAGCGAATGGCGCTGGAGTTACAACCCTCCATAAATTCATCTCACGAGGGAGCCGCCGCATGA
- a CDS encoding TetR/AcrR family transcriptional regulator, with product MLEFHFHCQKSAFEGGDMRYKAGQKEETRKRIMQAAGRSFRKNGFSGIGVDGLAKEAGVTSGAFYGHFKSKKEAFEAAVTSGLRELGEGVTHFREQYGDEWWSEFAKFYMQEKRTCDLAESCALQSLTSEVGRSEADIRTLFQTELLKVVLSAQGNENSIKQGTERENLDKVWARLAMLIGGVTLARAVADEELASSIAAAIERTIETHNGRGR from the coding sequence ATGCTAGAATTTCATTTTCATTGCCAAAAGAGCGCTTTTGAAGGAGGTGACATGAGATATAAAGCAGGCCAAAAAGAAGAGACTCGCAAACGTATTATGCAGGCGGCGGGGCGTAGCTTCAGAAAGAACGGCTTCAGTGGTATTGGTGTAGACGGACTGGCCAAAGAAGCAGGCGTCACTTCCGGCGCGTTTTATGGACACTTCAAATCCAAAAAGGAGGCGTTTGAAGCGGCAGTCACTTCGGGGCTGAGGGAATTGGGTGAAGGCGTCACACATTTTCGCGAGCAATACGGCGATGAATGGTGGTCAGAGTTCGCAAAGTTTTATATGCAGGAGAAACGAACTTGTGACTTGGCTGAAAGTTGCGCGTTACAAAGCCTAACCTCAGAGGTAGGTCGTTCGGAAGCAGATATTCGCACCTTGTTTCAAACTGAGCTGTTGAAGGTCGTTCTATCGGCGCAAGGAAATGAAAACTCCATCAAGCAAGGGACCGAAAGAGAGAATCTCGACAAGGTGTGGGCTCGATTAGCCATGTTGATAGGCGGCGTTACCTTAGCGAGAGCCGTGGCGGATGAAGAACTGGCCTCAAGTATCGCTGCGGCTATAGAACGCACAATAGAAACTCACAATGGTAGAGGTCGTTGA
- the radC gene encoding RadC family protein yields the protein MADVESTTATLHLNRRTGEFTLSAPLDSDIVLKAAKRALAQRFKRHSCHMDDPGKVKEYLMMHLAPEPRETFVGLFLDTQNRLIAYEVLFRGAIDEAHIYPREVVKAALRHNAAKVIVAHNHPSGDPKPSVNDQLITYRLLQALMLVEIPLIDHFVVGGDQVVSMAAQGIFGKRPRKLPEPAM from the coding sequence ATGGCTGACGTCGAGTCTACTACGGCCACGCTTCATTTGAACAGGCGCACCGGGGAATTTACCCTATCCGCGCCCTTGGATTCGGACATCGTTTTAAAGGCCGCCAAACGCGCCCTGGCGCAACGGTTTAAACGTCATTCCTGCCACATGGATGACCCGGGTAAAGTGAAAGAGTATCTGATGATGCATCTGGCGCCAGAGCCGCGCGAAACGTTCGTAGGACTTTTCCTGGATACTCAGAACCGATTGATCGCCTACGAAGTGCTATTCCGTGGCGCGATCGACGAGGCCCATATTTATCCTCGCGAAGTGGTGAAAGCGGCATTACGCCATAACGCTGCTAAAGTCATTGTCGCCCACAACCATCCCTCCGGCGATCCCAAACCTAGCGTTAACGACCAGCTCATTACCTACCGTTTGCTACAGGCGCTTATGCTCGTTGAAATTCCGCTTATCGATCACTTTGTGGTGGGAGGGGATCAAGTTGTAAGTATGGCGGCGCAGGGTATTTTCGGGAAACGGCCACGGAAGCTGCCTGAGCCAGCAATGTAA
- a CDS encoding DUF1778 domain-containing protein — translation MSTPNVSKTERIDVRASTPVKQLLQEAARVCHKNVSEFLLDAGVTAATQTLADRRQFVLGEAQWQAFQEALDRPVQSKPRLKKLLREPGVLG, via the coding sequence ATGAGCACCCCGAATGTTTCCAAGACCGAACGTATTGACGTCCGTGCAAGCACGCCGGTCAAGCAACTGCTACAGGAAGCTGCACGCGTCTGCCACAAGAACGTCAGCGAGTTCCTGCTTGATGCGGGCGTGACGGCCGCCACGCAGACGCTGGCGGATCGTCGCCAGTTCGTGCTGGGCGAGGCACAGTGGCAGGCTTTCCAGGAAGCGCTTGATCGTCCGGTGCAAAGCAAACCGCGTCTGAAGAAGCTGCTGCGTGAGCCCGGGGTGCTGGGTTGA
- a CDS encoding GNAT family N-acetyltransferase produces MTSDARVSPYEPVRKLAATDQVDAFDCGQVALNQFLQRYAFVNQKANSAQTYVCRLGDLVVGFYSLAVGSVDPEAAPSRVMKGLARHPVPVMILARLAVDKEHQRQGLGQALLKDALLRTAQAADIAGIRCLLVHAKDDAARRWYESWEFEPSPTDPYHLFLMLKDLKSLLD; encoded by the coding sequence TTGACCAGCGACGCCAGGGTGTCGCCCTACGAACCTGTTCGCAAACTTGCGGCAACGGATCAGGTCGATGCGTTCGACTGTGGCCAAGTCGCGCTGAACCAGTTCCTGCAGCGCTACGCGTTCGTCAACCAGAAGGCCAACAGCGCGCAGACCTACGTTTGCCGCCTGGGAGATCTGGTGGTCGGCTTCTACAGCCTCGCCGTCGGAAGCGTCGACCCGGAAGCTGCGCCGTCGAGGGTGATGAAGGGACTGGCGCGCCATCCGGTACCGGTCATGATCCTCGCCCGGCTCGCGGTGGATAAGGAACATCAGCGTCAGGGGCTAGGCCAGGCATTGCTCAAGGATGCGCTGCTGCGCACAGCACAGGCCGCCGACATCGCTGGCATCCGTTGCCTGCTGGTGCATGCCAAGGACGATGCGGCGCGGCGCTGGTACGAGTCCTGGGAATTTGAGCCCAGCCCGACCGATCCGTATCACCTGTTTCTAATGCTCAAGGATCTTAAGAGCTTGTTGGACTGA
- a CDS encoding endonuclease/exonuclease/phosphatase family protein: protein MTDINILTWNLQGFKDGALGGKIRGLLKEKNIHIACLQEVTSMGGWGGEENAEKITQFGEYDMFWVPWEGPKKGNARCSMAVLWDRESVAKPTITYVPSTVESCRGLIFGKFSVGRKNFNLANYHGFGEDRIVEAIRYMKVHSGQAVRWMIFGDFNFEGASAEGGVKESERVQILRSGQVTRPASGKELDYGFASLEGLEKNGAVALDNGGQSDHLPVIASVSLTRA, encoded by the coding sequence GTGACGGATATCAATATTCTTACGTGGAATCTTCAGGGGTTCAAAGATGGGGCACTTGGCGGCAAGATCAGGGGGCTGCTAAAAGAAAAAAATATTCATATTGCTTGTTTGCAGGAAGTAACTTCAATGGGAGGCTGGGGAGGCGAAGAAAATGCTGAAAAGATAACCCAGTTTGGGGAGTACGACATGTTTTGGGTGCCATGGGAAGGGCCCAAGAAGGGAAACGCTCGTTGCTCCATGGCGGTCTTGTGGGATAGAGAAAGTGTGGCCAAACCAACAATCACATATGTCCCGTCAACAGTTGAAAGTTGTCGAGGACTCATCTTTGGCAAGTTTTCGGTTGGGCGGAAGAATTTTAACTTGGCGAACTATCATGGATTTGGAGAAGATCGTATCGTCGAAGCCATACGTTATATGAAAGTCCACTCTGGTCAGGCTGTGCGGTGGATGATCTTTGGCGACTTTAACTTCGAAGGAGCGAGCGCAGAAGGTGGCGTGAAAGAATCGGAAAGAGTTCAGATCTTGCGCAGCGGGCAGGTGACAAGGCCGGCGAGTGGTAAAGAATTGGATTATGGATTTGCCAGCCTTGAGGGACTAGAAAAGAATGGCGCAGTTGCCTTGGATAATGGAGGGCAGTCAGATCACCTTCCTGTTATTGCAAGTGTAAGCCTAACACGCGCGTAA
- the istA gene encoding IS21 family transposase, with amino-acid sequence MPAKRLSMRKIKEVLRLKWERGLSNRQVAEACGISRPTVSEYLRRAAEADVSWPLPENLSGAQLEQLLFPPPPDLPAQARGIPDWRRIHEELRGKNVTLFLLWQEYREANPNGYQYSWFCEHYRIWRGKLDLVMRQDHRAGEKLFVDYAGHTVPVIDRTTGEIHEAQVFVAVMGASNYTYAEATWSQSLPDWIGSHIRAFEFLGGTPELVVPDNLRSGVSKAHRYEPDLNPTYQDMAAHYGVAIVPTRVRKPRDKAKVEGGVLIVERWILAALRHRQHFSLGQLNATIRELLETLNNRPFRKLPGCRLDHFKQLDKPVLQPLPAEPYVYAEWRKARVHIDYHIAIDGHYYSAPYTLIKKEVEVRMTHNTIKCFYRGNRIASHRRSDQKGRHSTIAAHMPESHRQAGEWSAERLIAWAAKTGLATEKLIRTALGARKHPQQAYRSCLGILRLGRSYGETRLEAACQRALTLGSYRYKSIESILKHRLDQQPLEEQQELALPDTHDNIRGPAYYH; translated from the coding sequence ATGCCAGCGAAGAGGTTATCCATGCGTAAAATTAAAGAAGTCCTTCGCCTCAAGTGGGAGCGAGGGCTGAGCAACCGGCAGGTTGCAGAAGCCTGCGGCATCAGCCGCCCCACCGTAAGCGAGTATCTCCGACGGGCCGCCGAAGCGGATGTTAGCTGGCCGTTGCCAGAGAATCTGAGTGGAGCCCAGTTGGAGCAGTTGCTCTTCCCGCCGCCGCCAGACCTGCCAGCACAGGCCCGGGGTATTCCGGACTGGCGGCGAATCCACGAAGAACTCCGGGGCAAGAACGTCACCCTGTTCCTGCTCTGGCAGGAGTACCGGGAAGCCAATCCGAACGGCTACCAATACAGCTGGTTCTGCGAGCACTACCGAATCTGGCGCGGCAAGCTGGACTTGGTGATGCGCCAGGACCATCGGGCCGGTGAGAAGCTGTTTGTGGACTATGCCGGGCACACCGTGCCCGTTATTGACCGCACCACCGGTGAGATCCATGAAGCACAGGTTTTTGTGGCGGTGATGGGCGCATCCAATTACACCTATGCCGAAGCCACCTGGAGCCAGTCGTTGCCAGACTGGATTGGCTCCCACATCCGGGCCTTCGAGTTCTTGGGCGGGACGCCGGAACTGGTGGTTCCGGACAACCTTCGCTCCGGTGTCAGCAAGGCCCACCGCTACGAACCGGATCTCAACCCAACCTATCAGGACATGGCCGCCCATTATGGCGTCGCCATTGTCCCGACAAGGGTTCGTAAGCCCCGCGACAAGGCCAAGGTGGAAGGCGGCGTATTGATCGTCGAGCGTTGGATCCTGGCGGCCCTGCGCCACCGTCAGCACTTCTCCCTGGGGCAACTCAACGCCACCATTCGTGAGCTACTGGAGACGCTCAACAACCGCCCCTTCCGTAAGTTGCCCGGCTGCCGGCTCGATCACTTCAAACAGCTGGACAAACCGGTTCTACAACCGCTACCCGCAGAGCCGTATGTCTACGCTGAGTGGAGGAAAGCCCGGGTACACATCGACTACCACATCGCCATCGACGGGCATTACTACTCGGCGCCTTACACCCTGATCAAGAAAGAGGTGGAGGTCAGGATGACCCACAACACCATCAAATGCTTCTACCGAGGCAACCGGATCGCCAGCCATCGGCGTTCGGATCAGAAGGGCCGGCATAGCACCATCGCCGCTCACATGCCAGAGTCCCATCGCCAAGCCGGTGAGTGGTCTGCGGAGCGGCTAATCGCCTGGGCGGCCAAGACCGGGCTGGCGACGGAGAAGCTTATCCGCACCGCATTGGGCGCCCGCAAACACCCACAGCAGGCTTACCGCTCCTGCCTGGGCATTCTCCGGTTGGGGCGGAGCTATGGGGAGACACGGCTCGAAGCCGCCTGCCAACGGGCGCTCACGCTGGGTAGCTACCGCTACAAGAGCATTGAGTCCATCCTCAAGCATCGCCTGGATCAGCAACCTCTGGAAGAGCAGCAGGAGCTGGCCCTGCCCGACACCCACGACAACATCCGCGGTCCCGCCTACTACCACTAA
- a CDS encoding 4-oxalocrotonate tautomerase translates to MPLTITLTEGVLPPGAEQEAVVRITDAMLKWHNLTGNNVMTPNVTATVHVLPKQSTFAGGKPVAGAWIEWKTPSFAFNDQEIRRGFFAEATQVIQELSGGKQPKENIYVNVTHAVDGAWSLNGQAVSNLTLLEAVAAG, encoded by the coding sequence ATGCCGCTCACTATTACTCTTACCGAAGGCGTGCTGCCGCCTGGAGCTGAACAAGAGGCCGTCGTTCGCATTACAGACGCAATGCTTAAATGGCATAACCTGACGGGGAATAATGTGATGACCCCAAACGTCACGGCTACCGTGCATGTCTTACCGAAGCAGTCGACATTTGCAGGCGGGAAGCCAGTGGCGGGAGCATGGATTGAATGGAAGACGCCGTCTTTCGCTTTCAATGACCAAGAAATCAGAAGAGGCTTCTTTGCTGAAGCCACCCAGGTTATTCAAGAGCTATCTGGAGGCAAGCAGCCCAAGGAGAATATCTATGTCAATGTAACCCATGCGGTGGATGGCGCATGGAGTCTTAATGGTCAGGCCGTGAGTAACCTGACGCTGCTGGAGGCCGTCGCCGCAGGTTAA